The genomic window TATTGCTTGTTATAATAATCTCAAAAGCTAAACATTAAgctcttattaataataaaaagattccCCTATTTCTTTTACCAAAGAAATTAACACTGTTTACATACTGGAGTTAATAATGACTTTGTTTGTATGCATTGACCCCTACTATCCCTGTTCCCTGCTCTCATAGTCTTAGTTTGAGAAGAATATTACATATAGTTTGTTTGATTAAAATAAGTTTAAACTTTATTCTTTAGATtttaatgaattcagaattCTAAACCCACATTTGGTGGAATCGGTGGTTCTTATCTGGCAACCCCGATAAACACCTTCATGCGTACTAGAATCAGAataagaatcaggtttattggccaagtgtatTATGAAACAATTAGCAAATAAAATCGTTAGTAGTTAGTTTCAAATACACATGcaggtattatttattttctaaattattattGAGCTTAAACTTTAACACAGTGGAGACTGAACACAGGCTTAATGACAAAGTCAATAGCAACAAACGGAACCCAAACGCCAGCTACAGAGACCTCAAATACAACCGACACGTAAACAATGCTGCAGCATGCAACTAAAAGCttaaaccaaccaaccaaccaaccaaccatgTACAGCCTCTCAGCAGTAAGTCTTTTGTCTAAATGTAACTTACTTTTAAAAAGATGCACGCAGAAACAAGAAAAATACGACACTTTCGGCTTTTCTGTACTGTGCAGCAGGTTAATAGTTCCGTGTAGAAACTCCCGTCTTGTAATTGTTCTGGGAGTCAGCGTGCTGTATTTTGTGGTCTATATTGTGAATTTGAATTGAGATTTCTGTTTAAAAGCAGCTCAGTTAATAACATATGGATCATAAACCACAGATAGAGTAAAGGCGAAACGAAGCTTTTTGGAACATTTAAGGTTTTCGGTGAAATAATGAATTTTTCGAGGATTTAATTGCTCACTAGTGGCCTCTAGAGGCCAAAAAGAACTAAACGTCAGCAGcatctaaatctctctctctctctctctctctctctctctctctctcacacacacacacacacacacaaaatcactatTGTAAATAATGAGATATTGGAACACAGTGCTCTGAGATTGAATTCCCCTGCAAATGGTCATAGAATGCAGCATGGCATCAATGCCACCTCACAATGCTATGGTCACTGGTTTGATCAGGTAACTGTCTGTGGCATTTTACAAATTCTTccctgggttctccagttttccTCCCACCTCTCAAAAACACCCCGGGGTGGATTGGCTACACCGAATTGCCCTTAGATATGAACAAACATATACTCAGGGTGTAATCGCCCTCTCATCCAGGAAGTATTCACACCCAGTTTTTCCTGGGATAAAATATACTACACTCTTGCCCAGGATAAAGcacttgccccttttccaccaaaaagaaccgggtgctagttcagagctagcgctggtgctggttcaaagttggttccactggtgccgagtctgacgtcactgtatacgtgtcacgtgtcccagcaactttagcgcagcagcggcaaacacaaacacaacaatggcggatgttgctttactgttaatgctcatggctttgtgaacctacattaacacccaaacgtgacgaatccaacgtgtacatgcatctccatgtaatctgtataaacggaggttgtaatcgagaaagtacataacattattttatcatgaacacagaaaaaaagttagccttagcatgtagctacttactatcatatatgctgataattgatcatattgcggtaaagtaaaagtgacataacattagtatacttaaggtacattatcaaacaTTATATCTAACTAacattagccccgcccacagcccctgacacaagcggctctggctccgaaccagcactcaaactgcctcggtggaaaaggggcaatagatcAGTGGGTAAATTATAATCTCATCCAGCATAACATCAACATAAAAATGTAGACTACATAAAAACTTtgcataaaatcattttattaaactcTCCCATCCCAGCATAGGGAATCAGCTGAATAAATCACACGTGGGTCATTTTATCCCGAACACTCAAAAAGAAGTTCAGATCGATATTTCTTCAAAAATCCATTACATCACGCTCAACATTGTAAAAGGGTAAGACTCCAAATTAAGTCGAGGGTACCTTCCAGTTTTCCTAAGCTTTTAAAACATGGCTCTTCTAAGCATCATTTGCATTCCACAGAATTGTTTTGCACATCATAAATAGTTATTGCTAAGCCACTAACTACTATACATTGGCTTAAGAAAACTCCTTATAAAAATGCAGAAAGTTTGACTATAACTGCATGCTTTGGAAGCACTGCTCTACcaagtatataaaatataaaaaaagaaaaagaaatgtcaaAACTAGCATGTCATATAGCaggataaatacattttttaaaagtatcATGTAGGACATGTGGAATATGTACCGTAACCTAAATGTGTTTAAGTCACTGATTAACACACCCAAACAAGTACTACCCCCTAAACATTCTCGGTTTGCTAAGgcaataattacattaaaaactgGATTTTAAGAAACAAGCTGTTCCCTTCTAGAAATCTTTCAGTGTTTGAGCCACGGGTGAGCGGCTATAGAGGCTTTGCTTCGGTCTCCGTAGTCATACAGCAACTCTTCTCCCTCCTTTATATCTCGAGAGGCCACTAGGATCAGGTGAGGTATTCCATTGATATCATGGAGTTTGGTCTGACAGTTGCCATTCTTGCTGTGATTGATGAGCCTTCCTAAGCGGTCCGTTTCCTTTGTAGCATCCACGCTGTGGTAAAAGCAAAGAGAACACTAAGCAGATGTATGCTTCGATCATGGCAgtgaggtttaaataaatacacgcTCATTTTATTGCTGAGAAAATAGTGACCTCACAACGAGCTGACTCTTTGCTACTTTCTATTTCTATGTTATGTAAAACGCCAGGTGTGATGGTAGTACGATTTAAAGGAAAAATTCATCCTGGAAGACTTCCATATTAAATCTCTCTTTAACCTTGGCTCATCAGTGGTTTATTTAGTAACGATATTTAAACCTTCAtctattttctctttgtttaaCAGGTTTCTATTTCACCCACATTAATAGTAGTGGTGGGATTTAGAAAAGGCTTTGTATTCTCGCTACCTAAGGAAATTATGCAACAGAGCTTTAGTTCATTTGTCTGTTCAGCTTGTAGAAGTTGTTAACAACAGATCAGGCTCTAAAGCTTCTATCTGTACAAATACCACCATCATGATGATGTTGTAGATGGCCAACAAGCTGAGCAGAGCCTCTGATGTAACGCAACTTAACCAACTGGTGGTGATAAAACTTTGAAACATCCAGCGTTTGCTCTCTACTATATCGTTAATTTAATCCTGATTGTCATGAAGACTTGGTGTGGTGCCATGACGTACCAATAGGTTTTGGTGAGATGTTGGAAGTAGTACATGTAGCAGCCTGTAGCTGGGTCTTGTGCGTATACAGCCTCCCTTTTTTTGGCGTCGGTTTGCAGCAACAGGTCGCCGTGATATTCCACTACGTACTGCCCTTTCTGGAAGCTATGTGTGGCAAAGACTCCCCTTCCCTTTCCTTCGATATACTTCACCTGTGGACAACAAACGACTGAGTTAGGTTTGATTTGAACATTTGGATGAACGTGAGTTTAACTTGGTTTTAAGTGGCTTATGTTTACAATCATGCCGTCCTCTATCCCGTTTGTGATCAGCTCGTCTAGGTGTTTCTTCTGTTCACACTGTAGACACAAAAcaattgagagtgtgtgtaaatacagaTACGGTCCATGATCAAGCAGTTCAGGGGATGGGGAGAGAGGGATAGGGTTGTGGTCCTGTGCTGGACTCTTGAGATTTTTAAAATCAGCATTTTGAAGCTTTCTGCTTCTGGACCAAAGTTTTATCTCCAAATcggattttattttacaaacgaATACAATTACTACAatcctttataataataataataataataataataataataataataataataataataataataataataacctttaattCAGTTTTGCTCTTACGTGAGCTTCTCCGTATGGGATAGTAATCGGTGACTTTTCGGTTATTGGAATTCTTGCTTTCTGCACTTAAGAGGAAAGAAATGAACATTAATATGGTTGATTCATGAGACAGTGCCCAGTATTACAAAGGAAACACAGTGGCATAATAGACATGTTTTACATTCTCATTTCTTTAAATCACTAAGCTCATTATTTTCAATTAGGGAAATTGGAGTGCCTGTTCTGTCACTATTATTCTACACTGGTGTTCATTCAGACACAGGAGCATTAGTTCTGTCTGCAGTAGGGTGATGAGGTCTGggatgcagtcagtgttccagttaaccacaaaggtgttcagtggtgttgactCAATTCTCTGCAGTAAATTGAGCAAACCATGCCTTTTTGGAGCTCGCTTTGTGTACAGGATCAGTGTCATGCTCAAACGGGCTTGCACCTCTTCATTCCAAAGAAAAGCAGCCGTACACAAAGAAATCCTATACAACTTTGGTAACAAGTTTGGTAGAAGGCTCGCATATgggtgtaatggtcaggtgtccacaaccCTTTGGCTATACAGCATACATTAACCAACATTTAGAACATGAAAAAGCCTGAAAACTAAGCTTACACTCTCCCTGTAGACTTCCCCGCTTTGACTCTACGGCAGCCGGCCTTCTTTGGACATGGTGCGCGAGCGTTTTTGACTTCTGTAGTAACTGCACCTGGTGTGGAAAAATGGGCCTGCACGCCTTGCTTCGGTTTGCTCTtttcctctgccttgtgtgttaaagtgtggaGGTCTTCATTCACAGCCATTGTGGGGAGAATAAGCTCTCCGTTTACAGTACTGTGTCTTTTGGCTGTGCCGCAAAAGGAACAAGGTTAACAAAACACGTTACAAAAACATCCGTGATTAACGTACACTGAAAGATGTGTTCATGCAAGCTGTATAAAAccttaaaaacatgttttttccgTCCTTACAATTattgtgtgtctcagtctgtgtgcAAAATATCCTTGAGGGTTTCCCCTCTTGGATGACCTGGACAGAGATTTCCTCATGATGATGTGCCTTTGACGGCTGGTGGCTCAAAAAACTGTGAAGTGTAGTACGTCCATTGCATAATACTTCCTGAAAAAGATAATCAGACATGGATTAAGTTTATTTCTAGATTAAATGATTGTACTGCATCGCACTTGTGCCTATTTAGGCAGCTTGAACTAATGTGAACACAGCACTCTGGTGAAAGATAAAGCTAGAGAGAAAACATGTTGGCTCAAGACCCTTTATGTAATCTCCAGCACCTTATTAATTATGAATCACAGAGTCCTGCTCATGACTAAATATTTCTGCATGTTGCTCTGTATATGAGCTTtggctaaatg from Tachysurus vachellii isolate PV-2020 chromosome 20, HZAU_Pvac_v1, whole genome shotgun sequence includes these protein-coding regions:
- the kmt5aa gene encoding N-lysine methyltransferase KMT5A-A, which translates into the protein MNAEVLCNGRTTLHSFLSHQPSKAHHHEEISVQVIQEGKPSRIFCTQTETHNNSKRHSTVNGELILPTMAVNEDLHTLTHKAEEKSKPKQGVQAHFSTPGAVTTEVKNARAPCPKKAGCRRVKAGKSTGRVAESKNSNNRKVTDYYPIRRSSRKSKTELKCEQKKHLDELITNGIEDGMIVKYIEGKGRGVFATHSFQKGQYVVEYHGDLLLQTDAKKREAVYAQDPATGCYMYYFQHLTKTYCVDATKETDRLGRLINHSKNGNCQTKLHDINGIPHLILVASRDIKEGEELLYDYGDRSKASIAAHPWLKH